Proteins from a single region of Pseudomonas ekonensis:
- a CDS encoding NEL-type E3 ubiquitin ligase domain-containing protein, giving the protein MNETNSYPGQHYELIKSRSGPVFTDMAVHRSQALRNIRPERAAWMNPKSPNLRQSLANSNKQAWQAQNKVDKLLSELKDARSFAEPLLKNRLVERYQVNVDVRNVYLRIYTATTYGTGFTSRTVSLLDAALHNFAAHERFADGSGFLIKTDPARGLYDSAPLSASITPEQFKALCRELDIGARYTTHLKDVLLNREPVAHAFLKTHVERNQKAGLKAAANMALATQDITREAHALIRGLLAGRAQLALDGQPMQVFELSILETRLTGILLIAPAPDEPQVLPALIAYVPHDPRHPLKQYPDASAFVTELLWQLKENETLASSGNNYRQFFSQFVDQEQRGHFFAALEQCLAPLTFHRQNPGDPRPAWREGPPDLRALRLELLPVTQPVWGHLYRQQTNKILNDARFIAVSTADADSKERWAWWDNFQKIALEILNVAVMVAAPFVPGLGELMLAYTVYQLASDTLEGVIDLAEGIWREGVEHIVGVVCDAVQIGAIAAGIPIAEAFKLRLSPAIDNMKAVTLANGETRLWHPDIRPYEHRDLVLPAARAPDAQGLYHHDGAQVLRLENRHLKVTKDPLSGQYRLQHPSRPEAYAPKLEHNGQGAWRHEGEDPFTWESDTLMRRIGHRTDGLSERQLEDIRRISATDVEALQRMHADNAPLALLLEDTLERFKAFEDVGLMKRQIRSGEALDPSAHWFGQLVTELPGWPADCALKVYQDPALSGEFRLYGDADAPTQKTLSISLAQVMEGKLPEAVTGFLNEAQTDSLLGPAVPARDRVQTLRNRLADSLDLHAGRIADYTYRFREQSHDPHVQRLQRLYPDLPAAVAERLIAEAPPAVAQALAVQGRLPLDFKVLARECAFEVRLTRAYEGFYKARALPLDTERLALNTVMKNKAFQGVRIEIRDDGPDDALRCGAGSEDAGHQRVLLRDGQGRYAVLDGERRPLFDATTLYEALLQATPERSPSGFQPGQGPYLHKWLMDKTASPEARRKTLLTPPFRPVAAEETHWMLRSVWTWFRRPARALTPLEQRIRKLYPRLSDAERDTFMRSLPAGEDPVSVVKRLENQLNTLEWQLDNWRLRMTPSDPDEPSIAPRQVRDIADKLMACFRREPKAFQDRHVRYDAGYSLDLSAQTFGFNLEVWWKRLPDIKTYLDQISTLNVDNMRFSERSGGMLKDFTRLRHLSARNCELTQLPETVYEMRELQTLRLTDNRITLTDQAVERLGFLARLQTLSLDRNPLVKPPDVTNMRHLKALSLRDASLTQWPTGLLQDHRPRGLFTDLSGNAIMTVPQATPGSPRAWIVARTRLSVSRLRADQRDRLFEYRDAAGRPRQIQISSVADDALAKWPLESDSLIWNAYSADLGTYREEAWHNLMNEPNSAGFFTIIDSLTQSADFIAGGETRTRLARRVWDLIDAMDLDTPLRERLFETAENPTTCADASSEVFNTMGVQALVSQAYSYSTSAEALERRLVTLSMGAARLSRVNDIARADALSRASREEEVEIYMAYQTGLSRRLGLPWQSEVMLHEQIAGVSGEAIDQAYRTVLSLESGDGLVNAMLEQPFWESYLDATYNDLIALNDSSYRRQLDALENRRRDESMTDTDYEAQVRELGYARLESRRDLTRKLLEKHHLTPRDGSPNP; this is encoded by the coding sequence ATGAATGAAACAAACAGTTATCCGGGGCAACATTACGAATTAATAAAATCACGCTCCGGCCCGGTCTTCACCGATATGGCAGTGCACCGCAGCCAAGCGTTGAGAAACATCCGGCCGGAACGTGCTGCCTGGATGAACCCGAAAAGCCCCAATCTCCGACAGTCCCTGGCCAACAGCAACAAACAGGCGTGGCAGGCACAGAACAAGGTCGACAAACTTCTTTCCGAACTGAAGGATGCCCGCTCCTTTGCCGAGCCCTTACTTAAGAACAGACTTGTGGAGCGATACCAAGTCAATGTCGATGTCAGAAATGTCTACTTGAGAATTTATACGGCGACGACCTACGGAACCGGATTCACATCAAGAACCGTTTCATTGTTAGATGCCGCACTGCACAACTTCGCAGCCCATGAAAGGTTTGCGGACGGATCCGGTTTTCTGATCAAAACCGACCCGGCCCGCGGGCTGTACGATAGCGCTCCCCTCAGCGCGTCGATCACCCCCGAGCAGTTCAAGGCGCTGTGCCGGGAGCTGGACATCGGCGCTCGCTACACGACCCATCTCAAGGACGTGCTGCTCAACAGGGAACCGGTCGCCCATGCCTTTCTGAAAACCCACGTGGAGAGAAACCAGAAAGCGGGCTTGAAAGCCGCCGCGAACATGGCCCTGGCCACCCAGGACATTACCCGCGAGGCCCACGCCTTGATCCGCGGCCTGCTGGCCGGCCGGGCGCAACTGGCACTCGACGGCCAGCCGATGCAGGTCTTCGAACTGAGCATCCTGGAGACACGGCTCACCGGCATTCTGCTCATCGCTCCGGCGCCAGACGAGCCACAGGTTTTGCCAGCGCTGATTGCCTATGTGCCCCACGACCCCCGGCATCCGCTCAAGCAATACCCGGACGCCTCCGCCTTCGTGACCGAACTGCTCTGGCAACTGAAGGAAAACGAGACGCTCGCCTCCAGCGGCAACAACTATCGCCAGTTCTTCAGCCAGTTCGTCGACCAGGAACAGCGCGGCCATTTCTTCGCCGCTCTGGAGCAGTGCCTGGCGCCCCTCACGTTTCACCGCCAGAATCCGGGCGACCCGCGCCCGGCCTGGCGTGAAGGGCCGCCAGACCTGCGGGCACTGCGTCTTGAGCTGCTGCCCGTCACCCAACCCGTCTGGGGCCATCTCTATCGGCAACAGACCAACAAGATTCTCAACGACGCACGCTTCATCGCCGTATCCACCGCCGATGCAGACAGCAAAGAACGCTGGGCGTGGTGGGACAACTTCCAGAAAATCGCCCTGGAGATCCTCAACGTCGCCGTGATGGTCGCCGCCCCTTTCGTTCCGGGCCTGGGCGAACTGATGCTGGCCTACACCGTCTATCAACTGGCCAGCGACACCCTCGAAGGTGTGATCGACCTGGCCGAAGGCATCTGGCGAGAGGGCGTGGAGCACATTGTCGGTGTGGTCTGCGATGCCGTTCAGATCGGCGCGATCGCGGCCGGCATCCCGATCGCCGAAGCGTTCAAGCTCAGACTGTCTCCGGCGATCGACAACATGAAGGCCGTGACCCTGGCCAACGGCGAGACCCGCTTGTGGCATCCGGACATCCGCCCCTACGAACACCGCGACCTGGTTTTGCCTGCGGCGCGCGCACCTGATGCGCAAGGTCTGTACCACCATGACGGGGCACAGGTGCTGCGCCTCGAAAACCGCCACCTGAAAGTGACGAAAGATCCGCTCAGCGGGCAATACCGCCTTCAGCACCCCAGCCGTCCCGAGGCCTACGCCCCCAAGCTGGAACACAACGGCCAAGGCGCCTGGCGACACGAAGGCGAAGACCCGTTCACTTGGGAAAGCGACACGCTGATGCGCCGGATCGGGCACCGCACCGACGGGCTCAGCGAACGGCAACTGGAAGACATACGCCGGATCAGTGCCACCGATGTCGAGGCGCTGCAACGCATGCATGCCGATAACGCGCCGCTTGCGCTGCTGCTGGAGGACACGCTCGAACGTTTCAAGGCGTTCGAGGATGTCGGCCTGATGAAACGGCAGATCCGCTCAGGCGAGGCGCTCGACCCGTCGGCGCACTGGTTCGGGCAGCTGGTCACCGAATTGCCGGGATGGCCGGCCGATTGCGCCTTGAAGGTGTATCAGGATCCGGCGTTGAGCGGTGAGTTCCGCCTCTACGGCGATGCCGATGCCCCAACGCAAAAAACACTGTCCATCAGCCTGGCGCAGGTGATGGAAGGCAAACTGCCGGAGGCCGTGACCGGTTTTCTGAACGAGGCGCAAACGGACAGCCTGCTCGGCCCCGCAGTGCCCGCCCGTGACCGCGTGCAGACGCTGCGCAATCGCCTGGCGGACAGCCTGGACCTGCACGCCGGGCGGATCGCCGATTACACCTATCGCTTTCGCGAGCAAAGCCACGATCCGCACGTACAGCGATTGCAGCGTCTTTATCCCGATCTGCCCGCGGCCGTCGCCGAACGGCTGATCGCCGAGGCTCCGCCTGCCGTTGCGCAAGCCCTGGCCGTTCAAGGCCGCCTGCCGCTGGACTTCAAGGTTCTGGCCCGCGAATGCGCGTTCGAGGTTCGTCTCACCCGTGCGTACGAGGGGTTCTACAAGGCACGTGCGTTGCCGCTCGACACCGAGCGCCTGGCCTTGAATACCGTGATGAAGAACAAGGCCTTCCAGGGCGTGCGCATCGAAATACGCGACGACGGCCCCGACGACGCCTTGCGGTGCGGAGCCGGCTCCGAGGATGCCGGACACCAGCGCGTGCTGCTGCGTGACGGGCAGGGACGCTATGCGGTTCTCGACGGCGAGCGCCGCCCGTTGTTCGACGCGACGACGCTGTACGAAGCGCTGCTTCAGGCAACCCCCGAACGCTCGCCCTCAGGCTTCCAGCCGGGGCAAGGGCCATATCTTCACAAATGGCTGATGGACAAGACCGCCTCGCCCGAAGCGCGCCGCAAAACCCTGCTGACGCCGCCCTTTCGTCCCGTGGCGGCCGAGGAGACCCACTGGATGCTGCGCAGCGTCTGGACCTGGTTCCGCCGCCCCGCCCGTGCGCTCACGCCTCTGGAGCAACGCATACGCAAACTGTATCCGCGCTTGAGCGATGCGGAGCGCGACACGTTCATGCGCTCCCTGCCCGCCGGGGAGGATCCCGTTTCGGTGGTGAAGCGCCTTGAGAATCAGTTGAACACGCTGGAATGGCAGCTGGACAACTGGCGCTTGAGGATGACCCCCTCCGATCCCGACGAGCCTTCCATTGCACCTCGGCAGGTCAGGGACATCGCCGACAAGCTGATGGCCTGTTTCAGACGTGAGCCCAAGGCGTTTCAGGATCGCCACGTCCGTTACGACGCCGGGTACTCCCTGGATCTGTCGGCGCAGACATTTGGCTTCAACCTGGAGGTCTGGTGGAAACGACTGCCTGACATCAAGACGTACCTGGATCAGATCAGCACGCTGAACGTGGACAACATGAGGTTCTCCGAGCGCTCCGGCGGGATGCTCAAGGACTTCACCCGGCTGCGCCACTTGAGCGCCCGCAACTGCGAGCTGACGCAATTGCCCGAGACGGTGTACGAGATGAGGGAACTGCAGACCCTGCGCCTGACCGACAACCGGATCACCCTGACGGACCAGGCCGTGGAGCGACTGGGCTTCCTGGCACGACTGCAGACCCTGAGCCTTGACCGTAACCCTTTGGTCAAGCCGCCCGACGTCACGAACATGCGCCATCTCAAAGCGCTGTCGCTGCGCGATGCCTCCCTCACGCAATGGCCCACCGGCTTGCTGCAGGACCATCGCCCCCGCGGGCTGTTCACCGACTTGAGCGGCAACGCGATCATGACCGTGCCGCAGGCCACGCCCGGCTCCCCCCGGGCGTGGATCGTGGCCCGCACGCGGCTCTCCGTATCGCGGCTGCGGGCAGACCAGCGCGATAGGCTGTTCGAATACCGCGACGCGGCGGGCAGGCCCCGCCAGATCCAGATTTCGTCCGTTGCCGACGATGCCCTGGCGAAATGGCCGCTGGAAAGCGACTCGTTGATATGGAACGCCTACTCGGCAGACCTGGGAACCTACCGCGAAGAAGCCTGGCACAACCTGATGAACGAGCCGAACAGCGCCGGTTTCTTCACGATCATCGACAGCCTGACCCAGTCCGCCGACTTCATCGCGGGGGGCGAGACCCGCACCCGACTGGCACGCCGGGTCTGGGACCTGATCGATGCGATGGACCTGGACACGCCCTTGCGTGAACGGCTGTTCGAAACCGCGGAAAACCCGACGACCTGCGCCGACGCCAGCTCCGAGGTGTTCAACACCATGGGCGTGCAGGCCCTCGTGTCGCAGGCGTATTCCTACTCGACCTCTGCCGAGGCGCTCGAACGCCGGCTCGTGACATTGAGCATGGGCGCCGCACGTCTGAGCCGCGTGAACGACATCGCCCGGGCCGATGCCCTGTCCCGTGCGAGCCGGGAGGAAGAGGTCGAGATCTATATGGCCTATCAGACCGGCCTCTCCCGGCGCCTGGGCCTGCCGTGGCAATCCGAGGTCATGCTGCACGAGCAGATCGCCGGCGTCAGCGGCGAAGCGATCGACCAGGCGTACCGCACCGTCCTGTCCCTGGAGTCGGGGGACGGCCTGGTCAATGCGATGCTCGAACAGCCCTTCTGGGAGAGCTACCTCGACGCCACCTACAACGACCTGATCGCGCTCAACGACAGCAGCTACCGGCGACAGCTGGACGCGCTCGAAAACCGGCGCCGGGACGAATCGATGACGGACACCGACTACGAGGCGCAGGTCCGCGAACTGGGCTACGCAAGGCTGGAGTCGCGTCGGGACCTGACGCGCAAATTGCTGGAGAAGCACCACCTGACGCCCCGCGACGGTTCCCCGAACCCGTGA
- a CDS encoding CS1 type fimbrial major subunit, producing MNKLSAFTRGAGVLTLVCAPAFAAREEHTFEVSVDIPTLGFYVIPSETDWIHREQQLPWNPVTGTLGALRKNFDVKHDTSAIEARLEGEPYLSNGRDDQNIRLQVSFAGIPLSHEPQPRQVVTAEQAMAGGRFPLEILPIRPADGYGPGDYYGNVHVMFSAAAPSGT from the coding sequence ATGAACAAGCTATCGGCCTTCACCCGAGGCGCGGGCGTCTTGACGCTGGTCTGCGCCCCGGCCTTCGCCGCGCGGGAGGAGCATACCTTCGAGGTGTCCGTGGATATCCCCACGCTGGGTTTCTACGTGATTCCGTCGGAGACCGACTGGATCCACCGGGAGCAGCAACTGCCGTGGAACCCCGTCACCGGAACCCTGGGCGCGCTGCGCAAGAACTTCGATGTGAAGCACGACACCAGCGCCATCGAGGCCCGGTTGGAGGGGGAGCCTTACCTGTCCAACGGGCGTGACGATCAGAACATCCGTCTGCAGGTCAGTTTTGCCGGGATCCCGCTCAGTCATGAACCGCAGCCCCGGCAAGTGGTGACGGCCGAGCAGGCGATGGCCGGCGGGCGGTTCCCGTTGGAGATCCTGCCGATCAGACCGGCCGACGGCTACGGGCCGGGCGACTATTACGGCAACGTCCACGTGATGTTCAGTGCTGCGGCACCTTCGGGAACCTGA
- a CDS encoding amino acid permease, with the protein MPVGNHPPHGETAQGGPLKRELGERHIRLMALGACIGVGLFLGSAKAIEMAGPAIMLSYIIGGLAILVIMRALGEMAVHNPVAGSFSRYAQDYLGPLAGFLTGWNYWFLWLVTCVAEITAVAVYMGIWFPDVPRWIWALAALVSMGGVNLIAVKAFGEFEFWFALIKIVTIIAMVFGGIGIIAFGFGNDGVALGISNLWSHGGFMPNGVQGVLMSLQMVMFAYLGVEMIGLTAGEAKNPQKTIPDAIGSVFWRILLFYVGALFVILSIYPWNEIGTQGSPFVMTFERLGIKTAAGIINFVVITAALSSCNGGIFSTGRMLYSLAQNGQAPAGFAKTSGSGVPRRALLLSIFALLLGVLLNYLVPEKVFVWVTSIATFGAIWTWVMILLAQLKFRKGLSAAERAALKYKMWLYPVSSWFALAFLVLVVGLMAYFPDTRVALYVGPAFLVLLTALFYVFKLQPSGAEQGAVRSAS; encoded by the coding sequence ATGCCAGTCGGCAATCACCCACCCCATGGCGAAACCGCCCAAGGCGGCCCGCTCAAGCGTGAGCTCGGCGAACGGCACATTCGCCTGATGGCGCTCGGCGCCTGCATCGGCGTCGGCCTGTTTCTCGGTTCGGCCAAGGCCATCGAGATGGCCGGGCCGGCCATCATGCTGTCCTACATCATCGGCGGCCTGGCAATCCTGGTGATCATGCGCGCCCTGGGCGAAATGGCCGTGCACAACCCGGTGGCCGGTTCGTTCAGCCGCTACGCCCAGGATTACCTCGGCCCGCTGGCGGGCTTTCTCACCGGCTGGAACTACTGGTTCCTGTGGCTGGTGACCTGCGTGGCGGAAATCACCGCCGTGGCGGTGTACATGGGCATCTGGTTCCCCGACGTGCCCCGCTGGATCTGGGCCCTGGCGGCGCTGGTCAGCATGGGCGGGGTCAACCTGATCGCGGTGAAGGCCTTCGGTGAGTTCGAGTTCTGGTTCGCCCTGATCAAGATCGTCACCATCATCGCCATGGTGTTCGGCGGCATCGGCATCATCGCCTTCGGGTTCGGCAACGACGGCGTGGCCCTGGGGATCTCCAACCTGTGGAGCCACGGCGGCTTCATGCCCAACGGCGTTCAGGGTGTGCTGATGTCCCTGCAGATGGTCATGTTCGCCTACCTGGGCGTAGAGATGATCGGCCTGACCGCCGGCGAGGCGAAGAACCCGCAAAAGACCATTCCCGACGCCATCGGCTCGGTGTTCTGGCGGATCCTGCTGTTCTACGTCGGCGCGCTGTTCGTGATCCTGTCGATCTACCCGTGGAACGAGATCGGCACCCAGGGCAGCCCGTTCGTGATGACCTTCGAGCGCCTGGGCATCAAGACCGCCGCCGGCATCATCAACTTCGTGGTGATCACCGCGGCGCTGTCGTCGTGCAACGGCGGCATCTTCAGCACCGGGCGCATGCTCTACAGCCTGGCGCAGAACGGCCAGGCCCCGGCCGGGTTCGCCAAGACCTCCGGCAGCGGCGTGCCGCGCCGCGCCTTGCTGCTGTCGATCTTCGCCTTGCTGCTGGGTGTGCTGCTCAACTACCTGGTGCCGGAGAAAGTCTTCGTCTGGGTGACGTCCATCGCCACCTTCGGCGCGATCTGGACCTGGGTGATGATCCTGCTGGCCCAGCTCAAGTTCCGCAAAGGCCTGAGCGCCGCCGAGCGTGCGGCCCTCAAGTACAAGATGTGGCTGTACCCGGTCAGTTCGTGGTTCGCCCTGGCGTTCCTGGTGCTGGTGGTGGGCCTGATGGCGTACTTCCCGGACACCCGGGTGGCGCTGTATGTGGGGCCTGCGTTCCTGGTGCTGCTGACGGCGCTGTTCTATGTGTTCAAGCTGCAGCCGTCCGGTGCGGAGCAGGGCGCGGTGCGTTCCGCTTCCTGA
- a CDS encoding transglycosylase domain-containing protein, with product MGALLQTDSSENVIPTDRVDQAPVPEKPPRSRTRHGWKAFWLLLLIIAVVVGLAATKEMRTSRFQSREVSQYAASLTYTLEPGPSEAIRYPGNGPFDLRLGYSALDEFLPRLLKRSYVITEQTRFSPALLGYTDKGLFVPYSEKIQAGLSITDCRAAPLYRYDYPQQLYSSFESIPPVVVNSLLFIENRFLLDPKQPLANPAVDWPRFGMAAWSQVAKMLHLPGQSAGGSTLATQLEKYRHSPDGLTVSGAEKIRQMISASVRAYQAGPETLEARQNIIRDYLNSVPLSAVPGHGEVHGMAEGLRVWYGSDFNEANRQLASTATDPKTLADKGLALREMLSLMIAQRRPSHYLTKGREELADLTDSHLRLLRQNGVIDNALAEAALASKVAYRDWQTQPTLQPIETNKGISVARSRLATMLNRPLYDLDRLDLSATSTLQGELQTQATEYLKKLADPEFAKQIGLIGERLLTPTSTTQVRYSFTLFELTPDGSRVRVQTDSTDQPFDINEGSKLELGSTAKMRVLTTYLQIVAELHDKYAGMGVPELKKVDVPDQDRISRWVVDYLIENKDRDLSKMLGAALDRKYSASPGEAFFTGGGLHVFHNFRKEDNGRMPTLRDALRESINLPFIRLMRDLVRYTTYSGPNNSAELLKDDRDPRRQEYLASFADREGTSFLLKFWKKYRNKDTQARLDTFLDSMRPTPIRMAAVHRYLLPNASQEDFNTFVRSHLKGAKLTEKLTDERLERLYLAYGPGTYDLPDQGFIAKVHPLDLWMMGYLLNHPDADFKQIVKASQFERQEVYSWLFKSKHKGARDSRIRTMLEIEAFLEIHQRWQKVGYPFDHLVPSLATAIGSSGDRPAALAELIGTILNDGVRMPTLRIDSLHFAAGTPYETRLANDPHVGKRVMPSEVATAMREALSQVVDSGTAKRVSGSFRLADGSPLTMGGKTGTGDNRIEAIGSGGRILSSKSLNRTATFVFYIGGNHFGTLTAFVPGRSAENFTFTSALPVQVLKGMAPILTPYLQPGTHTMCQATPAMAGR from the coding sequence ATGGGCGCTTTGTTGCAGACCGATTCGAGTGAAAACGTGATTCCGACTGACCGTGTGGATCAAGCGCCCGTCCCTGAAAAGCCACCCCGCAGCCGTACCCGGCACGGCTGGAAGGCCTTCTGGCTGCTGTTGCTGATCATCGCCGTGGTGGTGGGCCTGGCGGCGACCAAGGAAATGCGCACCTCGCGCTTCCAGTCCCGCGAAGTGAGCCAGTACGCGGCCTCCCTGACCTACACGCTGGAGCCCGGCCCCAGCGAAGCCATCCGCTACCCCGGCAACGGGCCGTTCGACCTGCGCCTGGGCTACAGCGCCCTGGACGAGTTCCTGCCGCGCCTGCTCAAGCGCAGTTACGTCATCACCGAGCAGACCCGTTTCTCGCCGGCCCTGCTCGGCTACACCGACAAGGGCCTGTTCGTGCCCTATTCCGAAAAGATCCAGGCGGGGCTTTCGATCACCGACTGCCGCGCCGCGCCGCTGTACCGCTACGACTACCCGCAGCAGCTGTATTCGAGCTTCGAATCGATTCCGCCGGTGGTGGTCAACAGCCTGCTGTTCATCGAGAACCGCTTCCTGCTCGACCCCAAGCAGCCCTTGGCCAACCCGGCGGTGGACTGGCCCCGCTTCGGCATGGCCGCCTGGTCGCAGGTGGCCAAGATGCTCCATCTGCCCGGCCAGTCCGCCGGCGGCAGCACCCTGGCGACGCAACTGGAGAAGTACCGCCACTCGCCCGACGGCCTGACGGTGTCGGGCGCCGAGAAGATCCGCCAGATGATTTCCGCCAGCGTGCGGGCCTACCAGGCCGGGCCTGAAACCCTGGAGGCGCGGCAGAACATCATCCGCGACTACCTCAACAGCGTGCCCTTGTCGGCGGTGCCGGGCCACGGCGAAGTGCACGGCATGGCCGAGGGCTTGCGGGTCTGGTACGGCAGCGACTTCAACGAGGCCAACCGTCAGCTGGCCAGCACCGCGACCGATCCGAAGACCCTGGCGGACAAGGGCCTGGCCCTGCGCGAGATGCTCTCGCTGATGATCGCCCAGCGCCGTCCGTCCCATTACCTGACCAAGGGCCGCGAAGAGCTCGCCGACCTCACCGACAGCCACCTGCGCCTGCTGCGCCAGAACGGCGTGATCGACAACGCGCTGGCCGAAGCGGCGCTGGCCAGCAAGGTGGCCTACCGCGACTGGCAGACCCAGCCGACCCTCCAGCCGATCGAGACCAACAAAGGCATCAGCGTCGCCCGCAGCCGCCTGGCCACGATGCTCAACCGGCCGCTGTACGACCTCGACCGCCTGGACCTGTCGGCCACCAGCACCCTCCAGGGCGAGCTGCAGACCCAGGCCACCGAGTACCTGAAGAAACTCGCCGACCCCGAGTTCGCCAAACAGATCGGCCTGATCGGCGAGCGCCTGCTGACGCCCACCAGCACCACCCAGGTGCGCTACAGCTTCACCCTGTTCGAGCTGACCCCGGACGGCTCGCGGGTGCGGGTGCAGACCGACAGTACCGACCAGCCCTTCGACATCAACGAAGGCAGCAAGCTGGAACTGGGCTCCACGGCCAAGATGCGCGTGCTGACCACCTACCTGCAGATCGTCGCCGAACTGCACGACAAGTACGCCGGCATGGGCGTGCCGGAGCTGAAGAAGGTCGATGTGCCCGACCAGGACCGCATCAGCCGCTGGGTGGTCGACTACCTGATCGAGAACAAGGACCGCGACCTCTCGAAAATGCTCGGCGCCGCCCTCGACCGCAAGTATTCGGCCAGCCCCGGCGAGGCGTTCTTCACCGGCGGCGGCCTGCACGTGTTCCACAACTTCCGCAAGGAAGACAACGGCCGCATGCCGACCCTGCGCGATGCCCTGCGCGAATCCATCAACCTGCCGTTCATCCGCCTGATGCGCGACCTGGTGCGCTACACCACCTACTCCGGCCCCAACAACAGCGCCGAACTGCTCAAGGACGACCGCGATCCCCGGCGCCAGGAATACCTGGCCTCCTTCGCCGACCGCGAAGGCACCTCGTTCCTGCTCAAGTTCTGGAAAAAGTACCGCAACAAGGACACCCAGGCGCGCCTTGACACCTTCCTCGACAGCATGCGCCCGACCCCGATCCGCATGGCCGCCGTGCACCGCTACCTGCTGCCCAACGCCAGCCAGGAGGACTTCAACACCTTCGTGCGCTCGCACCTCAAGGGCGCCAAGCTCACCGAGAAGCTCACCGACGAGCGCCTGGAACGCCTCTACCTGGCCTACGGCCCCGGCACCTACGACCTGCCGGACCAGGGCTTCATCGCCAAGGTGCACCCGCTGGACCTGTGGATGATGGGCTACCTGCTCAACCACCCGGACGCCGACTTCAAGCAGATCGTCAAGGCCAGTCAGTTCGAGCGCCAGGAGGTCTACAGCTGGCTGTTCAAGAGCAAGCACAAGGGTGCCCGCGACAGCCGCATCCGCACCATGCTGGAGATCGAAGCGTTCCTGGAGATCCATCAGCGCTGGCAGAAGGTCGGCTACCCGTTCGACCACCTGGTGCCGTCGCTGGCCACCGCCATCGGCAGTTCCGGCGACCGCCCGGCGGCGCTGGCCGAGCTGATCGGCACCATCCTCAACGACGGCGTGCGCATGCCGACCCTGCGCATCGACAGCCTGCACTTCGCCGCCGGCACCCCTTACGAGACCCGGCTGGCCAACGACCCCCACGTGGGCAAACGGGTGATGCCGTCCGAGGTGGCCACGGCCATGCGCGAGGCGCTGTCGCAGGTGGTGGACTCGGGCACCGCCAAACGGGTGTCCGGCAGCTTCAGGCTGGCCGACGGCAGCCCGCTGACCATGGGCGGCAAGACCGGCACCGGCGACAACCGCATCGAAGCCATCGGTTCCGGCGGCCGGATCCTGAGCTCCAAGTCGCTCAACCGCACCGCCACGTTCGTGTTCTACATCGGCGGCAACCATTTCGGCACCCTGACCGCGTTCGTGCCGGGGCGCTCGGCGGAGAACTTCACCTTCACCTCCGCCCTGCCGGTGCAGGTGCTCAAGGGCATGGCGCCGATCCTCACGCCGTACCTGCAACCGGGCACCCACACGATGTGCCAGGCGACACCGGCGATGGCTGGACGATGA